agaaaaaaactctCCAATAGCCTGTATTGCTGTAAGCTGCTGGGAACAACCTGcgataagaaaaagaaaagagcattcAAATGTTAACAGAGCAGAAATTCCTCCCGTAGCgctgaaatgcattttaaaagttGCATAATCTTCTAATaatgttttcttgtctttcagAAAGAGATCTAACTTGACCATACTTCACCTTCATTAGATTGGATTCGATTTTTATTTGTGACATACATAAACAGTATGGCAGTGAAATGCAGCGACAGTCCACCAGGCACTTCAAACCTGAAAGTGAGTCATGTGTTTGATGGAGATATCTGTCTTCTGGAAGTCGAATGTGCTTATCCCGGCCTTCTGCGAGGATTAATATTGATCCCAACATTTGAATCAGCTCTCTGGAAGCAGCAAAATATCGAGGCCCTTTTAGTAGCTGACATTAAGGCTGGATTTAGGTGACCAGATATCACATGTCCCAATGAAATGACCACAAGTTCAACACATGAAGGGTGTGATCTTACAGATATTTCTAGACCATCTGTACTATAAAGAGCTTTTCAAAAAGTCCACTaagttttttggggttttttttaatctcactaCAAACACCTTCATGTTACAAAGGTTGAGTTGTTGAATGTACGCTGCTTAATGTACGATAAGAAACTGTCATGTCTGCTCATTAAGAATAGATTTACTGTTTGATGGCAGTAATGTACTCacataacacaacacaaaaaaacacatttattaggTCAAAAGTGCTTTGGAGCACCATGTTTAGCTTCAACATGATAAACAAACATATAATATCATAAAGATTCACAAAGCAATGCTGTCGATTAAGTTTCAGTAGTAAGATTCCGTTTCAAGAGTTAAAAACGAACAGTGCACAGGCTTCATGAAACACAAgtcagacaacaacaaaaaaacaaaacaacaagtcAGAGCAATAACGTGAAATAATGGAGCTTTTATGTAAAGCTGGAGCAAGAACATTATGAGGCTGATTACATTTTACCCacaaggtttttaaatgttcaaagAGAAACTAATTCCTTCAGGTTCAGATTTTTCTGGAGTGAATTCCAAGCAGTGGGTGTAAAATACATAAAAGAGTGCTTTCTGAGTTCATTTTGAACTTTGGGGACAGTGGTGTTTGAGCGTATGCTCTGTGTTCTTGTAGTATAGCCAGATAAATATTGGCAAAGTAGGCCTAAGGTGGCTTTATATATGAAAGTGATAGCAGTGGAAGTCTTCACTGCTCAAATGAGACCGACTTGTTGCCTGAACTTCCTGAACAATGTGCATTAGGCACTGCCCAGCATTATGAGTAAACATCTTCAGCAGAGACCAAAAATGATGAGCAATCAGGAAGACATTAGAATCAACCTGAGGCTGAGGGCTCGTGCTtaaacacactgctgtggaagctgaaaaacaaacagccttTTCTTGCTTGATTTTATATTCTATTCCAGAACAGAATCCCTCCATACATAGCAGTCTGCAAACTGAGAAGATCATCATCTCAGAGTCTAAATCCTGCTCATCACCTCCTCTAGCTTCCTCCCACAGGGACACATTGCAGGTCTTGGTACACTCTGCCACAGCTGATTCTCAGGCCGCTGAATGTGTGAAAAGTTTCTCCTGTTGAATCATTCTGGACCGTTAGCTGATGTGCATTTGTTGAGCTGCAGAGACGGACACACTTTGCTGAAAGCAAATTTCACCAACCTCATGCCATGAACTCAATAGTTCGGTGTTGGTTTTGCAACACTTTGAATGATCATCCCACAGGCTGCTTATTTTACAACcctgattaaaaaggaaaagaacttgtaaaaaaaaaactgtgatcaACAAAACACCAACACATTAACAATGATTTGATGCAATGATTGTACATTTTACTCACACTGAGCAGGTGGACATTGTGAAATTTTACTGTTTCCTATTACAAATTTACTATGTTCTATCTTACTATTTCCTGTTCTATTTAATATTTGCTTTATTAGCCTAAGACTAGCTTAGGTCAAGAGGGGGAATTGTAGATATTTACAACTTCTATTCCTACTCTACTGTCTTCTGACCTATTTAATATTATGGAGAAATGCAGCTTGTAACTCATAATCTTGCTCTCCTAATCAGACGTACGCTAATGTTCATGCAAGGAATCTTTGAGTATCTTTGTGCAGAAAGACAACTCCTTATCAGGCACGGAGCGGCTGTGCTGGGACAACAGGAGGAACACCGTATCCACATCAGTGTGAGAGAAGCAGATGCCCAACCAGCCCAAACCAGTTCCAGTGGTGTGTGACCCAGAAGAATGAAAATATCACCCCGCCTGTGTTTGGAAGacttcataaatacacacacattagattagACATCGCCTTTTGCTCTGATTCTGTCAGTGAGGGCTGCTCGCGGACAGACtagggacacagaggaccagaattctgtctGGAGGCTTCGCACAAATTAATTGTGATCAGCGTTGGAAATCTGCATTGGGAatctttatttctgcactctaTTTGGGATCCAAGAAAGAATCTGGAAGGTATGAGGAGCAATCGGAGGGGAGCCCAGCCCGGCACCGGAGGGAGGAAAACTCCGTCCTCGACAACATGCCTTACACTTTAACATGATAATTAGTCAAGGTTAACTCACACCCTGCCGGAAGCACTCCCTACTGAAAATGGAtttgtgatttctgtttttgactTCTGTCTCAGGTGGTGACAGAGTTCCTTCGAAGCTTGATGGACAACGCAAAAACCTCCAGAaagaagctcctcctcctctttgtgttttccctcgtCCTCGTAGCCATCTTCAGCGTTCAATTCTGCGTTCAATTCTCCGACTTCTCCATGCAAAACTACATCCCCAGACGTGAGTGGCCCACTGTCACCTGCCCCTTCCTGGTCTCCCAGCAGACCATCACTCCCATTGACAACACCAAGCATCTGCTGGTTTCTGGCTACATGGATCAGAGAGTGAAAGGTCTGGACGTTCGAATCATCAGCATATTCAACAAAACCGCCACTCATCCGATGCACTGCCTCTTCTGCTGCGCCGGCTCATTAAGTACATCGACTCCAGCGTCCATTCTCCCGCATCCAGAAGATTTTGGATTTGCCTACGTCACAACAGATGTCATGTGTCAGATTCCCCAAGACTGCGATGCCACCCATGTCACAGTTTTGACCGAGCCATTCACGAAGGACCCGACCAAGCCGTCGAACCACACGTGGCTTCCTTTAAGGAATCGGAATAAGCACTTATCAGACCAAGAAAAGCTGAAGTTTAACTTCACTGTTTGTATCTCCAGCCTTTTCGGTGACTATGACAATGTGCTTCAGTTTGTCCAGACCCTCGAGATGTACAGGTCAGCAACTCCACACCACCGTGTTCATTTCTTTCTTGATGATGTccaaaagaaagggaaaaaactCAGAGAATAGTGAAAGAGGAATAGaaaggacagagaaaaagagaaaacagtgaaCAAACAAGTTGGCATCAGACAGCGAGCTAATCCACTCGCTGCAGACTCGAAGAGGGGCCAGAGAATCAAATGAGGAACTTCCAGTTCCACTTTCAGAGATTTGACAGGACGgtacacagagagagaacagagaggataGAGCACCAACTGCAGGAGATATTAAAGTTGGTCAAGTGGGTTTTGTGGGTTCAAAATGAGACAATGAGAAAACGCATGTAGTATTTTATAATttacaggagagagacagaatgacGGTGACATTTAATGGTGGtgtcaccaaaaattccacaacataTGAACATCGTTCCTGTCACAACAATCAGTTCAGCAGACCTCTGAAGCAGTTATTCAAATACTCTGATAAGGAATTACAACAATCTAGTCTAGAAGTAACAAATGCTTGGATTGATTTCTCACTGTCATTCGATTCGACGTGTTCCTGATTTTAGGAACATGACAGGTGAAAAAAATGGGATTCTGCAGACTTTTTAAATGTGGGAGTCGAAGGATGAGTCCTGGTGAAAAGTAACTCCCCAGTTGCTCACAGTGGTGGAAGACAAACTAATTCTATTCCTTGTTACTAAATGTTTAGAAAATTTGCCACTAAACTGAACCGAATAAGAACTTCTGTTTTATGTGCGTTGGGGATTCATATGAGGTTGTTCATTCACTAATATGCAAAGGCTATTTGCAAAAATAACACAAGCAGTCAGGACAGatattcagtgtttctttgcatgtttgtgtgttttctgtttaaattGTGCTCCATTGTATTGTGATATTcatgggatgagcagcagaactGTGTATGTGGGCTgcttccataaaaatggtgccaaATCTTTTCACCATTGTCAAACAGCTTATTCTGCTATTGACTTTCTCTTGGCGTTGTTTGGATTGAAGCAAGACGTATTAGAGAGTTAACCATTTATTATTTTACCAGACAGATTGTAAAGGGCTTGTGGAGGAACCTCATGCTCACACTGCTGTGGGATGAGATCTCATTCTGCCCAGAGAGTCATTATGTTGGTCACTGCAGAGAACATTTGATGAATTTATCATTTCtgttgctcatcccacaaatgcatgttcctcaCGAGTGTGACACCATTCAACATGGAAGTAGAAGATACTCTTTTTATCTTCATAGAACTAGACAGAAACATTTGTTTGCTTCAGTTGTTCGAGATAAATTGCTTTAAACGGCTGGAGCATGTTTAActttgttttgtatttcagATGAGTAAAGGTAACGTTTGCCTCACTGTGTCTCAGGTTGCTGGGAGTAGACAGAGTGGTCATCTATAAAACCAGCTGTGGCCGAAACCTTGACCGAGCGCTGCAGATTTACAGCCAGGAGGGCTTTTTGGAAGTTGTCCCCTGGCCCATCGACAAGTATCTGAATCCGTCCCATGGGTGGCTTTTCTCCAGATCTGGAGGGGACGTACACTACTTTGGCCAGATGACGACTCTAAACGAGTGCATTTATAGAAGTATGGAGCGCTCTCGCTACGTCCTGCTAAACGACATGGATGAAATCATAATGCCGTACCAGCATAACAACCTGATGTCACTGATGGACGCTCTCCAAAAGCAGCATTCAAAGGTCGTGAACTCCTGGCGTTtattgaaaagacaaaacacatgaCTGTCCAAATGTTTCCATCACACTCACAATATTTAAAAGAATGTTTTGCATTCTGTATTCGTATCGGCAGACCGGGGTCTTCCTCATCGAGAATCAAATCTTTTCCAAGACAATATTTGAGCCAAGCCGGAGGTTTCACCTGCCTCAGTGGGAAGGGGTTCCAGGAGTGAACATCCTGGAGCACATTCACAAGGAGAAACCTAATGGAAAAGTTTCCTGTCGGGAGAAAATGATCATTCAGCCAAGGTAAGCTCAATCAGGCGCTCTGAAGAGctcttcactcttcacattcagtATAATGTATTCACACTTTGGCTGAATCTCTCATCCAACGGATTACATGCTTGTGTTTTCGCTCCTGATTCCTGTCTTTTGAGCCGTTCCATGttgagcttgcatgttctccctgtgtctgtctgtgagtCTGAAATCTGCATCTGAACTGCTCGTTGCGTATCTCTGGCATCTGGAATATACTGCATGGCCTTTCTCCTCTGACTCCGGGTTACCAAGCTCCCACAATTTTCATATTCAAACATAATTAAGTCAAGTAGCTCTAATATTTGCagttctcttttgttttcttgcatATGAGTACAAttgattttgattttcaaaGATGAATTTCACTTCATaggtttttctttcatcaacaccaatttaaaaaaaactgctttgaaCTCACCATTATCTCTGTGTATCTCAGGATGGTGGAGCAGACTTCAGTGCACTACGTCATCAAGGCTTTCAGCAACAAAGTCAAGGTTCCACTCGACGTTTGTGGGATCATTCACGTTCGTCATTCTAATCGGGGCCAAGGCTACAAGGACTTTCAGATGGACAAGCGCCTGTGGGACTTCAAGGAACTGTTGATTCCCCGTGTTGACGAGGTGTTGAAGAAAGTGGGTCTGCTGAATCAGACAGGTAGAGCTGAGGCGTGAGATCTGCACCAGGATGGACACGACAACAAGTTGAGCCAGACAAACATTCTGTCCTCTGCAGTGTCCGAGGAGTGTTGGACATCTGTCGCTGTCTTATTTAATGGTAtcacccccaaattccacatgTTGCGTGTCCGGTCCGCTCCGCTCCATGTTCTCAAAACCCACAGCGCACACATTGCCCTGGATTGCTCCGCTGCCCCTCTGTTACGCCCagccggagaagcagagaagcgcaTGCGCGAGGAGCACATTcaggccattcagaataaaatgcatacatggtcctgaatatgtattttgtagaaaacatg
Above is a window of Salarias fasciatus chromosome 19, fSalaFa1.1, whole genome shotgun sequence DNA encoding:
- the LOC115407132 gene encoding uncharacterized protein LOC115407132, which encodes MAVKCSDSPPGTSNLKVVTEFLRSLMDNAKTSRKKLLLLFVFSLVLVAIFSVQFCVQFSDFSMQNYIPRREWPTVTCPFLVSQQTITPIDNTKHLLVSGYMDQRVKGLDVRIISIFNKTATHPMHCLFCCAGSLSTSTPASILPHPEDFGFAYVTTDVMCQIPQDCDATHVTVLTEPFTKDPTKPSNHTWLPLRNRNKHLSDQEKLKFNFTVCISSLFGDYDNVLQFVQTLEMYRLLGVDRVVIYKTSCGRNLDRALQIYSQEGFLEVVPWPIDKYLNPSHGWLFSRSGGDVHYFGQMTTLNECIYRSMERSRYVLLNDMDEIIMPYQHNNLMSLMDALQKQHSKTGVFLIENQIFSKTIFEPSRRFHLPQWEGVPGVNILEHIHKEKPNGKVSCREKMIIQPRMVEQTSVHYVIKAFSNKVKVPLDVCGIIHVRHSNRGQGYKDFQMDKRLWDFKELLIPRVDEVLKKVGLLNQTGRAEA